In Gambusia affinis linkage group LG06, SWU_Gaff_1.0, whole genome shotgun sequence, one DNA window encodes the following:
- the LOC122832935 gene encoding protein FAM124B isoform X1, with the protein MWRRAGDENVDSGADTAESVSSRMSSSASELMSGRAGQQRQQKQLLPINLHLLANPGDSLLLQQTLDRLLRWLCPSLRIFHVSERASPFRAHSRLRPVADYPSLAITFFLHEAYGEERILKVLDFFQRPPWQYHHTESCGSQTRGIHITSSSSPSNALLRPYLLPSRDFYSLGPCMPVWGVRPVHCGGEILRVTLYSSYDNYEDAVRFYETVLQRQAEEQKAGFCWFTLHAEPGLCLQLALKQLSPGVGVEACSSAVLQFSVEEVGQLVPLLPNPCAPISNTRWQTEDLDGNKVLFQVKAPAEPHRPLTCAFPLTCLSLPPQGVQLRSGGHGNSFLPCGLATSLTMQTHRQGIGARSEPVLEKLLGGAESLGSGSCCSTPPGSSCYSSQRSSPAQLSSSNHPDSPLRPSVTRSLSHLLLEEEEEETNVDTGVAFSPLLDTAVATITRSSSCDLLRTRNSERASVDGASPVEQQAKELTKCLPQTRIDHQAPSGGCKGAAEESRTTARPSQKLSAESSTSTELLSAYINHEEPVDEFFI; encoded by the exons ATGTGGCGAAGAGCCGGGGATGAAAACGTGGACTCCGGAGCTGACACAGCCGA atctgtcagcagcagaatgtCGTCATCTGCTA GTGAGCTCATGAGCGGCCGGGCCGGGCAGCAGCgccaacaaaaacaactcttGCCGATAAACCTGCATCTGCTGGCCAACCCTGGAGATTCTTTGCTTCTGCAGCAGACGCTGGACCGCCTGCTGCGCTGGCTGTGCCCAAGCCTCCGGATCTTCCATGTATCAGAGAGGGCTTCCCCCTTCAGAGCTCACAGTCGCCTTCGTCCTGTGGCCG ACTACCCTTCTCTGGCCATCACCTTCTTCCTCCACGAAGCCTACGGAGAGGAGCGGATCCTCAAAGTCCTGGACTTCTTCCAGCGCCCGCCCTGGCAGTACCACCACACTGAGAGCTGCGGCAGCCAAACCAGAGGGATCCACATCACTTCCAGCAGTTCCCCGTCCAACGCCCTGCTGCGGCCCTACCTCCTGCCAAGCAGAGACTTTTACAGTCTGGGCCCCTGCATGCCTGTGTGGGGGGTGCGACCCGTGCACTGTGGAGGAGAAATCCTGCGTGTAACTCTGTACAGCAGCTATGACAACTATGAGGACGCGGTGAGGTTCTACGAGACGGTTCTGCAGCGACAAGCCGAGGAGCAGAAGGCTGGTTTCTGCTGGTTCACCCTCCATGCAG AGCCTGGTCTCTGCCTTCAGCTGGCTTTAAAACAGCTGTCTCCAGGGGTTGGAGTGGAAGCATGCagctctgctgtgctgcagttCAGTGTGGAAGAAGTGGGACAGCTGGTCCCCCTGTTGCCCAATCCCTGTGCCCCCATCAGTAATACACGCTGGCAGACTGAAGACCTGGATGGTAACAAGGTTCTCTTTCAA GTGAAGGCTCCAGCTGAACCTcatcgacctctgacctgtgcATTCCCTCTTACCTGCCTCAGTTTGCCACCTCAAGGAGTGCAGCTCCGGAGCGGCGGACACGGAAACAGTTTCCTGCCATGCGGCCTCGCCACTTCCCTGACGATGCAAACACACAGGCAAG GAATCGGAGCGCGCAGCGAGCCGGTTCTTGAGAAGCTGCTTGGAGGAGCAGAAAGTCTGGGGTcaggcagctgctgcagcacccCTCCTGGAAGCTCCTGTTACTCATCCCAGCGCAGCAGCCCCGCTCAGCTCTCCTCCTCCAACCACCCCGACTCTCCTCTGCGCCCCTCCGTCACCCGCTCTCTCTCCCATCTCCTCctggaagaggaagaagaggagaccAACGTCGACACTGGAGTCGCCTTCTCTCCCCTTTTGGACACCGCCGTCGCAACCATCACTCGCTCCTCCTCTTGTGACCTCTTGAGGACTCGTAACTCTGAGAGAGCTTCAGTGGATGGGGCTTCACCTGTGGAGCAGCAGGCCAAGGAATTAACTAAATGTTTGCCACAGACTCGTATTGACCATCaggcgccctctggtggctgtaaaggtgcagcagaggagagCAGGACCACTGCACGGCCTTCACAGAAGCTGTCGGCAGAGAGCAGCACGTCGACAGAGCTGTTGTCAGCATACATAAACCATGAGGAGCCAGTCGATGAGTTCTTTATCTGA
- the LOC122832935 gene encoding protein FAM124B isoform X2, whose product MSSSASELMSGRAGQQRQQKQLLPINLHLLANPGDSLLLQQTLDRLLRWLCPSLRIFHVSERASPFRAHSRLRPVADYPSLAITFFLHEAYGEERILKVLDFFQRPPWQYHHTESCGSQTRGIHITSSSSPSNALLRPYLLPSRDFYSLGPCMPVWGVRPVHCGGEILRVTLYSSYDNYEDAVRFYETVLQRQAEEQKAGFCWFTLHAEPGLCLQLALKQLSPGVGVEACSSAVLQFSVEEVGQLVPLLPNPCAPISNTRWQTEDLDGNKVLFQVKAPAEPHRPLTCAFPLTCLSLPPQGVQLRSGGHGNSFLPCGLATSLTMQTHRQGIGARSEPVLEKLLGGAESLGSGSCCSTPPGSSCYSSQRSSPAQLSSSNHPDSPLRPSVTRSLSHLLLEEEEEETNVDTGVAFSPLLDTAVATITRSSSCDLLRTRNSERASVDGASPVEQQAKELTKCLPQTRIDHQAPSGGCKGAAEESRTTARPSQKLSAESSTSTELLSAYINHEEPVDEFFI is encoded by the exons atgtCGTCATCTGCTA GTGAGCTCATGAGCGGCCGGGCCGGGCAGCAGCgccaacaaaaacaactcttGCCGATAAACCTGCATCTGCTGGCCAACCCTGGAGATTCTTTGCTTCTGCAGCAGACGCTGGACCGCCTGCTGCGCTGGCTGTGCCCAAGCCTCCGGATCTTCCATGTATCAGAGAGGGCTTCCCCCTTCAGAGCTCACAGTCGCCTTCGTCCTGTGGCCG ACTACCCTTCTCTGGCCATCACCTTCTTCCTCCACGAAGCCTACGGAGAGGAGCGGATCCTCAAAGTCCTGGACTTCTTCCAGCGCCCGCCCTGGCAGTACCACCACACTGAGAGCTGCGGCAGCCAAACCAGAGGGATCCACATCACTTCCAGCAGTTCCCCGTCCAACGCCCTGCTGCGGCCCTACCTCCTGCCAAGCAGAGACTTTTACAGTCTGGGCCCCTGCATGCCTGTGTGGGGGGTGCGACCCGTGCACTGTGGAGGAGAAATCCTGCGTGTAACTCTGTACAGCAGCTATGACAACTATGAGGACGCGGTGAGGTTCTACGAGACGGTTCTGCAGCGACAAGCCGAGGAGCAGAAGGCTGGTTTCTGCTGGTTCACCCTCCATGCAG AGCCTGGTCTCTGCCTTCAGCTGGCTTTAAAACAGCTGTCTCCAGGGGTTGGAGTGGAAGCATGCagctctgctgtgctgcagttCAGTGTGGAAGAAGTGGGACAGCTGGTCCCCCTGTTGCCCAATCCCTGTGCCCCCATCAGTAATACACGCTGGCAGACTGAAGACCTGGATGGTAACAAGGTTCTCTTTCAA GTGAAGGCTCCAGCTGAACCTcatcgacctctgacctgtgcATTCCCTCTTACCTGCCTCAGTTTGCCACCTCAAGGAGTGCAGCTCCGGAGCGGCGGACACGGAAACAGTTTCCTGCCATGCGGCCTCGCCACTTCCCTGACGATGCAAACACACAGGCAAG GAATCGGAGCGCGCAGCGAGCCGGTTCTTGAGAAGCTGCTTGGAGGAGCAGAAAGTCTGGGGTcaggcagctgctgcagcacccCTCCTGGAAGCTCCTGTTACTCATCCCAGCGCAGCAGCCCCGCTCAGCTCTCCTCCTCCAACCACCCCGACTCTCCTCTGCGCCCCTCCGTCACCCGCTCTCTCTCCCATCTCCTCctggaagaggaagaagaggagaccAACGTCGACACTGGAGTCGCCTTCTCTCCCCTTTTGGACACCGCCGTCGCAACCATCACTCGCTCCTCCTCTTGTGACCTCTTGAGGACTCGTAACTCTGAGAGAGCTTCAGTGGATGGGGCTTCACCTGTGGAGCAGCAGGCCAAGGAATTAACTAAATGTTTGCCACAGACTCGTATTGACCATCaggcgccctctggtggctgtaaaggtgcagcagaggagagCAGGACCACTGCACGGCCTTCACAGAAGCTGTCGGCAGAGAGCAGCACGTCGACAGAGCTGTTGTCAGCATACATAAACCATGAGGAGCCAGTCGATGAGTTCTTTATCTGA